The following proteins come from a genomic window of Gossypium raimondii isolate GPD5lz chromosome 5, ASM2569854v1, whole genome shotgun sequence:
- the LOC105770158 gene encoding proline-rich receptor-like protein kinase PERK1, translating to MSKSFVCLVLLTLVATCALGKAHSNTPTKSPSFPSPTTASTASPPASPPSTATPSPSPSSHESSLTSSPTSSPSIPPLAPTTIPSIVTPASSISQTPNLSAAPLLNVTIGLAVAVILAALHLLTKI from the coding sequence ATGTCGAAATCCTTCGTTTGCTTGGTTCTTTTGACTCTAGTAGCCACCTGCGCTCTCGGCAAAGCTCACAGCAATACGCCAACCAAGTCACCGTCATTTCCCTCTCCAACCACCGCTTCCACCGCTTCGCCACCAGCTTCTCCGCCGTCAACCGCCactccttctccttctccttcaTCCCATGAATCTTCTCTGACTTCCTCTCCTACCAGTTCTCCTTCAATTCCTCCTTTGGCTCCCACTACTATTCCTAGCATTGTTACTCCCGCTTCCTCCATCAGTCAGACACCAAATTTATCTGCAGCTCCTCTTTTGAACGTCACCATTGGATTGGCCGTTGCAGTTATTTTGGCAGCTCTTCATTTGTTGACCAAGATTTGA